GGTGTAAGCTAGTTAGTAAGTACATTTTAGCGGATTTTCATTGCTTTCATCActgacaaattttaattttacccAACAAAAAAACTCCTACACCTTCCCAGATAATCGGCGCCGTCAACGTCGGCCTCGTGTCGTGGCACTTCCGCTCGTACTACGCCGCCAACCCGCAGGTGTTCTTCCTGCTGATGGCCGTCGCCTTCCTCATCGGGACGTTCTGTCTGCTGGCGTCGTGTCTGGTATCGCTCAGCACCGGTGGAATCATCTCCAAGACCGCGTACGAACTGTTTTACCACACGGTGGCCTTCGTGCTGTACCTGATTGCGTCGATCATCCTGCTGGTGCACATCACCGACTACTCGTACGGGTC
This is a stretch of genomic DNA from Culex pipiens pallens isolate TS chromosome 1, TS_CPP_V2, whole genome shotgun sequence. It encodes these proteins:
- the LOC120412825 gene encoding uncharacterized protein LOC120412825 isoform X2; the encoded protein is MSHAVVITRTTTTTTSTSHVVLNTGYLKTTPGLLKLAQLIIGAVNVGLVSWHFRSYYAANPQVFFLLMAVAFLIGTFCLLASCLVSLSTGGIISKTAYELFYHTVAFVLYLIASIILLVHITDYSYGSNYKNSHIAAAVLGIVVSALYLFSAVLAQRSYRGF